Genomic DNA from Leptospira venezuelensis:
TCTCACGAGAAATCTGTATTCAAACAAGCTCCATTCTCCTCTATTGAAATGTTGTATCCACCATACACAGGCTTTGTGGATAAAATGCTTCAATTCACTAAAAAGTTCTTCGTTTAAAAACATCTTCTACTTTCTTCGATTTGAAAGCCCTCTTCGGAGGGCTTTTTTTATTTCTGGGAACTACGTTGGAACTCCTACATAGGGTGGAAGACGGCCCCCGCCCAGGTTCGGGTGGAGGAGGTGGGCTTGTGGGAGAAGCTTTTTTCCCTGTATCAGAAATTTCTAAAACTCACAACTATAATTTTACGTATTCATTGTAGGAGCTCCTACAAAATCGAAGGAGCGCAACCCGAGATTAGGGAGGGGGCCGCCCAATTTTCTTAACGTTGGAACTCCAAAAGTCCTAATCCTTCTAAAAATTTGTCTGTATACTTCCAAGGTCTTTTCTTGCCGAAATCAAACATAATACAATGTGAGATGGATTCGCAGCACACTTTACCGTCGGATTTTCTGATCATTTTTTGAAATACCTTACATCTGGAGCCTGAGATTTCTCCGAACTTAGTTTCTATCAGAGTGGTATCTGGATAACGAATTTCTGCTTTATAATCTGTTTCTCCTCTCAGTATCATTGGGCCTATATTTTCCAATTTCATTTGAGAAAAAGAAAGGCCAGCCTCTTCCAGAGCAACCATTCGTCCTTCATGAAGAAATACTTGGAAGTTTCCAACATTCAAATGGCCATTCGGATCACATTGGCTCCATAGCACCGGGATTTCATAAAAGAATGATTTAGAAATTTGCATATTGGGCTCCTATTTCTCCCAAGCTGAAGATGAAGGAAATTCGGAAAAGGGAAATTATTGTTTTATATCAAATTATTTATTGGTTGGAAAAACAAAGTATAGGGCTTAGGATTGTAGTTACAGGCATATTGACTTCTGCTACAATCAGCAATTTTCAAAAATTAATGTATCCCAGATATAAATAAGAGATTCCTAATATTATACAAACGGGGGAATAAAGTAAGTAATCGTATTTTGCGAACTTAGTATTTTTGATTTTTTTAAAATAGCCTACGAATCGAAAGTCTCCGACGGCTCTTCCTAAAAATATCAAGGAGATTAATAAGGAGAAGATTGCACATGTTTTGTTTGG
This window encodes:
- a CDS encoding acyl-CoA thioesterase, whose protein sequence is MQISKSFFYEIPVLWSQCDPNGHLNVGNFQVFLHEGRMVALEEAGLSFSQMKLENIGPMILRGETDYKAEIRYPDTTLIETKFGEISGSRCKVFQKMIRKSDGKVCCESISHCIMFDFGKKRPWKYTDKFLEGLGLLEFQR